In Streptomyces hawaiiensis, one genomic interval encodes:
- a CDS encoding HAMP domain-containing protein, with translation MTSDSTGVVDAVPGDQELRRLLAGLTAVRDGDFGTRLPDDADGLMGDIAKVFNGMVDQLSVFTSEVTRVAREVGTEGTLGGQAEVPGVSGTWADLTDSVNAMAGNLTTQVRDIAQVATAVAKGDLSQKIDVPARGEILQLKETVNTMVDQLSAFADEVTRVAREVGSEGRLGGQAQVPGVAGVWRDLTDSVNHMAGNLTSQVRSIAQVTTAVAEGDLSQKITVDARGEILELKSTINTMVDQLSAFADEVTRVAREVGTEGRLGGQADVKGVKGTWRDLTDSVNFMAGNLTGQVRNIALVATAVAKGDLSQKITVDARGEILELKSTINTMVDQLSAFADEVTRVAREVGTEGRLGGQAQVRGVSGTWKDLTDNVNVMASNLTGQVRSIAQVATAVARGDLSQRITVEAAGEVAALAEVINTMVDTLSAFADEVTRVAREVGTEGRLGGQAHVPNVAGTWKDLTDNVNSMANNLTGQVRNIALVTTAVARGDLSKKIDVDARGEILELKTTINTMVDQLSAFADEVTRVAREVGTEGRLGGQAEVEGVSGTWKRLTENVNELAGNLTRQVRAIAEVASAVAEGDLTRSITVEASGEVAELKDNINSMVESLRETTRANQEQDWLKTNLARISGLMQGHRDLPVVAELIMDELVPLVSAQYGAFYLAEDGDDGAELRLVGSYGYPEDSSRPSRIAFGRTLVGQAARSRRTILVEELPEGYVTISSGLGQVVPTALVLLPIVVEGQVLGVIELASVTPFTQIHRDFLAQLMETIGVNVNTIVANARTDELLVESQRLTVELQARSTELQVQQEELQRSNAELEEKASLLAAQNRDIEAKNLQIEQARQELETRAQQLSLASKYKSEFLANMSHELRTPLNSLLILAQLLAQNPSRNLTPKQVEYAQIIHSAGSDLLQLINDILDLSKVEAGKMDVTPERVTLRQLIEYVEATFRPMTTQKSLDFTVTTAPGAPADVLTDESRLRQVLRNLLSNAVKFTEQGGVELSIEPATDDEVPQGVVRGAAVVAFRVKDTGIGIPEQHLETIFGAFQQADGTTSRKYGGTGLGLSITREIAQLLGGAVSVQSTPGQGSTFTLFLPVARTDFEELLGHGRTSERALAEPVPHGLSGSAPVSQIGPGPRPRRLLVVEERSRGLLTLVAESVVADLTHGRADGAQRPAVDIITAVGAQEAAGALASEPCHCVVLELGMRDDEASRFLQALEGDSALTSVPVLVHSSHPADVSLDETLRSRSAGGALELLSSLDELRERIALHLSAEEPGDVLSLVRTEGPQHLTPPSVDDVAAGRTVLVVDDDARNLFALSGILELHGFRVLHAENGRRGIETLVNNPDVALVLMDVMMPEMDGYTATAEIRRMPQYAELPIIAVTAKAMPGDRDKSLASGASDYVTKPVDTHDLMACVRRWLPA, from the coding sequence ATGACCAGCGACAGCACTGGGGTTGTCGATGCGGTGCCGGGCGACCAGGAGTTGCGGCGGCTGCTGGCCGGCCTGACAGCCGTACGTGACGGGGACTTCGGAACCCGGCTGCCGGACGACGCGGACGGCCTCATGGGCGACATCGCCAAGGTCTTCAACGGCATGGTCGACCAGTTGTCCGTGTTCACCTCCGAAGTCACCCGGGTGGCCCGTGAGGTCGGCACCGAGGGGACGCTCGGCGGGCAGGCGGAGGTGCCGGGGGTCTCGGGCACCTGGGCCGACCTGACCGACTCGGTCAACGCCATGGCGGGCAACCTGACCACCCAGGTCCGCGACATCGCCCAGGTGGCCACGGCGGTGGCCAAGGGCGATCTCTCGCAGAAGATCGACGTGCCCGCCCGTGGCGAGATCCTCCAGCTGAAGGAGACCGTCAACACGATGGTCGATCAGTTGTCCGCGTTCGCCGACGAGGTCACGCGGGTGGCCCGGGAGGTCGGCAGCGAGGGACGGCTCGGCGGACAGGCACAGGTGCCGGGCGTGGCCGGCGTCTGGCGTGATCTGACCGACTCCGTGAACCACATGGCGGGCAACCTCACCAGCCAGGTCCGCTCCATCGCCCAGGTCACCACGGCGGTCGCCGAGGGCGATCTGTCGCAGAAGATCACCGTGGACGCGCGCGGTGAGATCCTGGAGCTGAAGAGCACCATCAACACGATGGTCGATCAGTTGTCCGCGTTCGCCGACGAGGTGACGCGCGTCGCCCGCGAGGTCGGCACCGAAGGACGCCTCGGCGGCCAGGCGGACGTCAAGGGCGTCAAGGGCACCTGGCGCGACCTCACCGACTCGGTGAACTTCATGGCCGGCAACCTCACCGGCCAGGTCCGCAACATCGCCCTGGTGGCCACGGCGGTGGCCAAGGGCGATCTGTCGCAGAAGATCACCGTGGACGCGCGCGGTGAGATCCTGGAGCTGAAGAGCACCATCAACACGATGGTCGATCAGTTGTCCGCGTTCGCCGACGAGGTCACGCGCGTCGCCCGCGAGGTCGGCACCGAAGGACGCCTCGGGGGACAGGCCCAGGTGCGCGGGGTGTCGGGGACCTGGAAGGACCTCACCGACAACGTCAACGTGATGGCGTCGAACCTGACCGGTCAGGTCCGCTCCATCGCCCAGGTCGCCACCGCCGTGGCGCGCGGCGACCTGTCGCAGCGGATCACCGTGGAGGCCGCGGGCGAGGTCGCGGCGCTGGCCGAGGTCATCAACACGATGGTCGACACGCTGTCGGCCTTCGCCGACGAGGTCACGCGGGTCGCCCGCGAGGTGGGCACCGAGGGGCGCCTCGGCGGCCAGGCGCACGTGCCGAACGTCGCCGGCACCTGGAAGGACCTCACCGACAACGTCAATTCGATGGCCAACAACCTCACCGGCCAGGTGCGCAACATCGCGCTGGTGACGACCGCCGTGGCCAGGGGCGACCTGTCGAAGAAGATCGACGTGGACGCCCGCGGCGAGATCCTCGAACTCAAGACGACGATCAACACCATGGTCGATCAGCTGTCCGCGTTCGCCGACGAAGTCACCCGCGTCGCCCGCGAGGTCGGCACCGAGGGGCGCCTCGGCGGGCAGGCGGAGGTCGAGGGCGTCTCCGGCACCTGGAAGCGTCTGACGGAAAACGTCAACGAGTTGGCGGGCAACCTGACCCGGCAGGTCCGCGCCATCGCCGAGGTCGCGAGCGCCGTCGCCGAGGGCGACTTGACCCGCTCCATCACCGTGGAGGCGTCCGGCGAGGTCGCCGAGCTCAAGGACAACATCAACTCGATGGTGGAGTCCCTGCGCGAGACCACCCGGGCCAACCAGGAGCAGGACTGGCTCAAGACGAACCTCGCCCGGATCTCGGGCCTGATGCAGGGCCACCGCGACCTGCCCGTGGTCGCCGAGCTGATCATGGACGAGCTGGTCCCGCTGGTGTCGGCCCAGTACGGGGCCTTCTACCTCGCCGAGGACGGCGACGACGGCGCCGAACTGCGGCTCGTCGGCTCCTACGGTTACCCGGAGGACAGCAGCCGGCCCTCCCGCATCGCCTTCGGCCGCACCCTGGTCGGCCAGGCCGCGCGCAGCCGGCGCACCATCCTGGTGGAGGAGCTGCCAGAAGGCTACGTGACCATCTCCTCGGGCCTCGGCCAGGTGGTGCCGACCGCGCTGGTGCTGCTGCCCATCGTCGTCGAGGGCCAGGTGCTCGGCGTCATCGAGCTGGCGTCCGTCACGCCCTTCACCCAGATCCACCGGGACTTCCTCGCGCAGCTGATGGAGACCATCGGCGTCAACGTCAACACCATCGTGGCCAACGCCCGCACCGACGAGCTGCTGGTCGAATCACAGCGCCTCACGGTCGAACTCCAGGCTCGCTCCACGGAGTTGCAGGTGCAGCAGGAGGAACTGCAGCGCTCCAACGCGGAACTGGAGGAGAAGGCCTCGCTGCTGGCGGCGCAGAACAGGGACATCGAGGCGAAGAACCTGCAGATCGAGCAGGCGCGCCAGGAACTGGAGACGCGCGCCCAGCAGCTGTCGCTGGCCTCGAAGTACAAGTCGGAGTTCCTGGCCAACATGAGCCACGAACTGCGCACCCCGCTCAACAGCCTGCTCATCCTCGCCCAGTTGCTGGCGCAGAACCCGTCCCGCAACCTCACCCCCAAACAGGTCGAGTACGCGCAGATCATCCACTCCGCCGGTTCGGATCTGCTGCAGCTGATCAACGACATCCTCGACCTGTCGAAGGTCGAGGCCGGGAAGATGGACGTCACGCCCGAGCGGGTGACGCTCCGCCAGCTCATCGAGTACGTCGAGGCCACCTTCCGCCCGATGACGACGCAGAAGAGCCTGGACTTCACGGTGACGACCGCTCCCGGCGCGCCCGCGGACGTGCTCACGGACGAGTCCCGGCTGCGCCAGGTGCTGCGCAACCTCCTGTCGAACGCGGTGAAGTTCACCGAGCAGGGCGGCGTCGAGCTGAGCATCGAGCCCGCCACGGACGACGAGGTGCCCCAGGGCGTGGTCCGCGGCGCCGCCGTGGTGGCCTTCCGCGTCAAGGACACCGGCATCGGCATTCCCGAGCAGCACCTGGAGACGATCTTCGGCGCCTTCCAGCAGGCGGACGGCACGACGAGCCGGAAGTACGGCGGCACCGGCCTGGGTCTGTCCATCACGCGGGAGATCGCCCAACTGCTCGGCGGCGCCGTGTCGGTGCAGAGCACGCCCGGCCAGGGCAGTACCTTCACGCTCTTCCTGCCCGTGGCCCGAACCGACTTCGAGGAACTGCTCGGTCACGGCAGGACCTCCGAGCGGGCCCTGGCCGAACCCGTGCCGCACGGACTGTCCGGCTCGGCGCCGGTGTCCCAGATCGGGCCGGGCCCCCGGCCCCGCCGCCTGCTCGTCGTGGAGGAGCGCTCACGCGGTCTGCTGACCCTCGTCGCGGAGAGCGTGGTCGCCGACCTGACGCACGGCCGGGCCGACGGCGCTCAGCGGCCCGCGGTCGACATCATCACCGCCGTCGGCGCGCAGGAGGCGGCCGGTGCTCTCGCGTCGGAGCCGTGCCACTGCGTCGTCCTGGAGCTGGGCATGCGCGACGACGAGGCGTCCCGCTTCCTCCAGGCCCTGGAGGGCGACTCGGCGCTGACGAGTGTTCCGGTGCTGGTGCACAGCAGTCACCCCGCGGACGTGTCCCTGGACGAGACGCTGCGCTCCCGCTCGGCGGGCGGCGCACTGGAGTTGCTGTCCAGCCTCGACGAACTCCGTGAGCGCATCGCGCTGCACCTGTCCGCCGAGGAACCCGGGGACGTGCTCTCCCTCGTCCGGACCGAAGGGCCGCAGCATCTGACGCCGCCCTCCGTCGACGACGTGGCGGCGGGCCGCACCGTCCTCGTCGTCGACGACGACGCGCGGAACCTGTTCGCGCTGAGCGGGATCCTGGAGCTGCACGGCTTCCGCGTCCTGCACGCCGAGAACGGGCGCAGAGGCATCGAGACACTGGTGAACAACCCGGACGTCGCCCTCGTGCTGATGGACGTGATGATGCCGGAGATGGACGGCTACACCGCGACGGCCGAGATCCGCCGGATGCCGCAGTACGCCGAGCTGCCCATCATCGCCGTCACGGCGAAGGCGATGCCGGGCGACCGGGACAAGAGCCTTGCCTCGGGTGCCAGCGACTACGTCACCAAGCCCGTCGACACGCACGACCTCATGGCCTGCGTCCGCCGCTGGCTGCCCGCATGA
- a CDS encoding STAS domain-containing protein encodes MPWDEAGVPALTRDTGVKPLPEQATAYPPEGAAVSQYAWRGAWVVVARGAFDMDSITPLADALDAAVRKHPKVILDASGITFADSTLLNLLILTHQAGTLRVVAPAPQLQRLCEITGVDGLLQTRDSVDDAAAS; translated from the coding sequence GTGCCCTGGGACGAGGCCGGCGTGCCGGCGCTCACGCGCGACACCGGCGTCAAGCCGCTGCCGGAGCAGGCCACCGCGTATCCCCCCGAAGGGGCTGCGGTGTCGCAGTACGCATGGCGCGGGGCCTGGGTCGTCGTCGCCCGCGGCGCCTTCGACATGGACTCGATCACGCCGCTGGCGGACGCGCTGGACGCCGCGGTCAGGAAGCATCCGAAGGTGATCCTGGACGCCTCCGGGATCACCTTCGCGGACTCGACGCTGCTGAATCTGCTGATCCTCACTCACCAGGCGGGCACCCTGCGCGTGGTGGCGCCCGCACCGCAACTCCAGCGGCTCTGCGAGATCACCGGAGTCGACGGCCTCCTTCAGACACGGGATTCGGTCGATGACGCCGCCGCCTCCTGA
- a CDS encoding helix-turn-helix transcriptional regulator, which translates to MVGVPESHTGWTFITSHARVLAAIADNPNTRIRDIAARCRLTERAVSRIISDLEQAGYLSHTRDGRTNTYRIEPDKVLRHPAEAGLSVASLLSLLVQDETDRIRKPVAQ; encoded by the coding sequence ATGGTCGGAGTGCCCGAGTCCCACACCGGATGGACGTTCATCACCAGTCACGCGCGCGTACTGGCAGCCATCGCCGACAACCCGAACACCCGCATCCGTGACATCGCCGCCCGCTGCCGGCTCACGGAGCGCGCCGTCTCGCGGATCATTTCCGATCTCGAGCAGGCCGGTTACCTCTCCCACACGCGGGACGGGCGCACGAACACCTACCGCATCGAGCCGGACAAGGTGCTGCGCCACCCGGCCGAGGCCGGCCTCTCCGTGGCGTCGCTGCTCTCCCTGCTCGTACAGGACGAGACGGACCGCATCAGGAAGCCGGTCGCTCAGTAG
- a CDS encoding TetR/AcrR family transcriptional regulator → MVVFAGQGDFRRSLALLWRTPGEAAARSGPGPRPGLTVDAVVDAGIAIADTSGISAVSMREVGKRVGRTGMALYTYVPSKDELVDLMYDRALAELPTDYDLTDGWRAALSVWTHDYWAFCLRHPWTLQVSQARPVLGPHENAMLESVLRILFATGLGAQVLRRVVGTLINHVRGAAQTVVDSRQAAAATGVSDEEWWTARSAAFEEVVPDFAERFPTVVRLAKEAATAPPDPEGPYLEREATETFDAGLAVLLDGIEAIVRRGAQDASQARVP, encoded by the coding sequence GTGGTGGTTTTCGCCGGCCAGGGAGATTTCCGTCGTTCCTTGGCCCTGCTGTGGCGCACTCCCGGCGAGGCGGCCGCCCGGAGCGGTCCGGGGCCCCGGCCGGGACTGACCGTGGACGCTGTCGTGGACGCCGGGATCGCCATCGCCGACACCTCCGGGATTTCCGCGGTCTCCATGCGCGAGGTGGGAAAGCGTGTCGGGCGGACCGGAATGGCGCTGTACACGTACGTGCCCAGCAAGGACGAGCTGGTCGACCTCATGTACGACCGCGCCCTCGCCGAACTGCCCACCGACTACGACCTCACGGACGGCTGGCGCGCCGCGCTCTCGGTCTGGACGCACGACTACTGGGCGTTCTGTCTGCGCCACCCCTGGACCCTCCAGGTCTCCCAGGCGCGCCCCGTCCTCGGGCCGCACGAGAACGCCATGCTCGAGAGCGTCCTGCGCATCCTCTTCGCGACCGGGCTGGGCGCGCAGGTGCTGCGGCGGGTCGTCGGCACGCTGATCAACCACGTCCGGGGCGCCGCGCAGACGGTGGTCGACTCCCGGCAGGCCGCCGCCGCGACCGGGGTCTCCGACGAGGAGTGGTGGACCGCCCGCTCCGCTGCCTTCGAGGAGGTCGTGCCCGACTTCGCCGAGCGCTTCCCGACGGTCGTCCGGCTCGCCAAGGAGGCCGCGACGGCCCCGCCCGATCCGGAAGGGCCGTATCTGGAGCGGGAGGCGACCGAGACCTTCGACGCCGGACTGGCGGTCCTGCTGGACGGGATCGAGGCCATCGTCCGCCGCGGCGCGCAGGACGCATCGCAGGCACGGGTGCCGTGA
- a CDS encoding siderophore-interacting protein, which yields MNSLPIWLLHVSRTEQITPHMARITLTGDDIRGFSLTEPDQQVKLYFPRPGQSRPALPDITETTDLTSWYQAFSASPEDERPWMRSYTIRAHDPVTDSLTFDFVLHRHAGPATRWAMYAKEGDCLGVFGPSDYFARPKPLSASLAEADWVLLAGDDTAVPGMATIIESLPAGKRALAFVEVQEVADEQPFRAEADLTTTWLHRGVTEPGRSEALADALRSATLPDGEGFAWIAGEAGLVRRMRRHLVDDRGMAKGRIEFSGCWRLKLTQDDAPTAEDLAEAQERLAQAQAQAS from the coding sequence ATGAACAGCTTGCCGATATGGCTCCTGCATGTCAGCCGGACAGAGCAGATCACCCCCCACATGGCACGCATCACTCTCACCGGCGACGACATCCGGGGCTTTTCCCTCACGGAACCCGACCAACAGGTCAAGCTCTACTTCCCGCGCCCCGGACAGTCCCGGCCGGCCCTGCCGGACATCACCGAGACCACCGACCTCACGTCGTGGTACCAGGCCTTCAGCGCCTCCCCCGAGGACGAGCGGCCGTGGATGCGCAGCTATACGATCCGCGCGCACGACCCGGTCACGGACTCCCTCACCTTCGACTTCGTCCTGCACCGGCACGCCGGACCGGCCACGCGGTGGGCGATGTACGCCAAGGAGGGCGACTGTCTGGGCGTGTTCGGGCCCAGCGACTACTTCGCGCGCCCCAAGCCACTGTCCGCCTCGCTCGCGGAGGCCGACTGGGTGCTGCTGGCCGGTGACGACACCGCCGTCCCTGGGATGGCGACCATCATCGAGAGCCTGCCGGCCGGCAAGCGGGCGCTGGCGTTCGTCGAGGTCCAGGAGGTGGCCGACGAGCAGCCCTTCCGCGCCGAGGCCGATCTGACCACGACATGGCTGCACCGAGGGGTGACCGAGCCGGGACGCAGCGAGGCGCTGGCCGACGCGCTGCGGTCCGCCACGCTGCCCGACGGCGAAGGGTTCGCCTGGATCGCCGGCGAGGCGGGTCTGGTGCGCCGGATGCGGCGGCATCTGGTGGACGACCGCGGCATGGCCAAGGGCCGGATCGAGTTCTCCGGCTGCTGGCGTCTGAAGCTCACCCAGGACGACGCCCCCACCGCGGAGGACCTCGCCGAGGCGCAGGAGCGCCTGGCTCAGGCGCAGGCCCAGGCTTCCTGA
- a CDS encoding ATP-binding cassette domain-containing protein, which produces MTMTARTDTTSRAPRVADSHDMIRVRGARVNNLKDVSVDIPKRRLTVLTGVSGSGKSSLVFDAIAAESRRLINETYSAFLQTILPTQARPETDVLEGLTTAIIVDQERMGANGRSTVGTATDANAMLRIVFSRLGEPSAGPAFHYSFNQPAGACPRCQGTGHVTDLDLTRFYDEGKSLADGAITVPGYKPGSWFVRIFAGSGFVDPDKPIRDYTETELHDFLHREPTKVKVDGINVTYEGLIPKVRRTMLAKDSDGLQPHVRAFVERAVTFGTCPECEGTRLNEAARASRIKGINIADACAMEVRDLAGWVRGLDQPSVAPLLDTLRQTLDSFVEIGLGYLSLDRPAGTLSGGEAQRVKMVRHLGSSLTDVTYVFDEPSTGLHPHDIQRMNELLLRLRDKGNTVLVVEHKPEVIAFADHVIDLGPGAGTAGGTVCFEGSVEGLRRSGTLTGRHLDDRASLKESVRKHEGALEIRGARANNLQGVDVDIPLGVLTVVTGVAGSGKSSLLHGSIPASAGVVSVDQTPIRGSRRSNPATYTGLLEPVRKAFAKANGVKPALFSANSEGACPTCNGTGVLYTDLAMMAGVATPCEECGGKRFQAAVLEYRLGGRDISEVLAMPVAQAEEFFRAGETRIPAAHAILGRLADVGLGYLTLGQPLSTLSGGERQRLKLAMHMADKGGIYVLDEPTTGLHLADVEQLLGLLDRLVDSGKSVIVIEHHQAVMAHADWIIDVGPGAGHDGGRVVFEGTPADLVSARSTLTGEHLAAYVGA; this is translated from the coding sequence ATGACCATGACCGCGAGGACGGACACGACATCGCGCGCGCCACGTGTTGCCGACAGCCACGACATGATCCGCGTGCGGGGCGCGCGGGTGAACAACCTCAAGGACGTCAGCGTCGATATCCCCAAGCGGCGGCTGACGGTGCTGACCGGTGTCTCCGGCTCCGGTAAGAGTTCGCTGGTGTTCGACGCGATCGCCGCGGAGTCGCGGCGGCTGATCAACGAGACCTACAGTGCCTTCTTACAGACCATCTTGCCCACGCAGGCGCGGCCGGAGACCGACGTGCTGGAGGGGCTGACCACGGCCATCATCGTCGACCAGGAGCGGATGGGCGCCAACGGCCGCTCCACGGTCGGCACCGCGACCGACGCCAACGCGATGCTGCGGATCGTGTTCAGCCGGCTCGGCGAGCCGAGCGCCGGGCCCGCGTTCCACTACAGCTTCAACCAGCCCGCCGGCGCGTGCCCTCGGTGTCAGGGCACGGGCCATGTGACCGACCTCGATCTGACGCGGTTCTACGACGAGGGCAAGTCGCTCGCGGACGGGGCGATCACCGTCCCCGGCTACAAGCCGGGCAGCTGGTTCGTGCGGATCTTCGCCGGGTCGGGTTTCGTCGACCCCGACAAGCCGATCCGTGACTACACCGAGACGGAACTCCACGACTTCCTGCACCGCGAGCCGACCAAGGTGAAGGTCGACGGCATCAACGTCACCTACGAGGGACTGATCCCCAAGGTGCGCAGGACGATGCTGGCCAAGGACAGCGACGGGTTGCAGCCGCACGTCCGGGCGTTCGTGGAGCGGGCGGTCACCTTCGGCACCTGCCCCGAGTGCGAGGGGACCCGACTGAACGAGGCGGCCAGGGCGTCGAGGATCAAGGGCATCAACATCGCCGACGCATGCGCGATGGAGGTCCGCGACCTGGCCGGCTGGGTACGTGGCCTCGACCAGCCCTCGGTGGCACCCCTGCTGGACACGCTGCGCCAGACCCTCGACTCGTTCGTGGAGATCGGGCTCGGCTATCTCTCACTGGACCGGCCCGCGGGCACCTTGTCGGGCGGTGAGGCCCAGCGCGTGAAGATGGTGCGCCATCTCGGCTCGTCGCTCACCGACGTCACCTACGTGTTCGACGAGCCCAGCACGGGTCTGCACCCCCATGACATCCAGCGCATGAACGAGCTGCTGCTGAGGCTGCGCGACAAGGGCAACACCGTGCTGGTGGTGGAGCACAAGCCCGAGGTCATCGCGTTCGCCGACCACGTGATCGATCTGGGGCCCGGCGCGGGGACGGCGGGCGGCACCGTCTGTTTCGAGGGCAGTGTCGAAGGGCTGCGCAGGAGCGGCACGCTGACCGGGCGGCACCTGGACGACCGGGCGTCGCTGAAGGAGTCGGTGCGCAAGCACGAAGGCGCGCTGGAGATCCGCGGGGCGCGGGCGAACAACCTCCAGGGCGTCGACGTGGACATCCCGCTCGGGGTGCTGACGGTGGTGACCGGGGTCGCCGGGTCCGGCAAGAGTTCACTGCTGCACGGGTCGATCCCCGCGAGCGCGGGAGTGGTGTCGGTCGACCAGACGCCCATCCGCGGCTCTCGGCGCAGCAACCCCGCCACCTACACCGGGCTGCTCGAACCGGTCCGCAAGGCCTTCGCCAAGGCCAACGGCGTCAAGCCCGCCCTGTTCAGCGCCAATTCCGAGGGCGCCTGCCCCACCTGCAACGGCACCGGTGTCCTCTACACCGACCTGGCGATGATGGCCGGGGTCGCCACCCCCTGCGAAGAGTGCGGGGGCAAGAGGTTCCAGGCCGCGGTGCTGGAGTACCGGCTCGGCGGACGGGACATCAGCGAGGTGCTGGCGATGCCGGTGGCGCAGGCCGAGGAGTTCTTCCGCGCCGGTGAGACGCGCATCCCCGCAGCCCATGCCATCCTCGGCCGGCTCGCGGACGTCGGGCTGGGCTATCTGACCCTGGGCCAGCCGCTGAGCACGCTCTCCGGTGGGGAGCGGCAGCGGCTGAAGCTGGCCATGCACATGGCCGACAAGGGCGGGATCTACGTCCTCGACGAGCCGACCACGGGTCTGCACCTCGCCGACGTCGAGCAGTTGCTCGGGCTGCTGGACCGGCTGGTCGACTCGGGCAAGTCGGTCATCGTCATCGAGCATCACCAGGCGGTGATGGCGCACGCGGACTGGATCATCGATGTTGGCCCCGGTGCCGGTCACGACGGCGGTCGCGTCGTCTTCGAGGGCACCCCGGCCGACCTGGTCTCCGCCCGCTCCACCCTCACCGGCGAACACCTGGCGGCCTACGTCGGCGCCTGA
- a CDS encoding NAD(P)-dependent oxidoreductase, protein MNLTVLAASGQTGIALTRQALRRGHTVTAIARDPERIALPDFPNLRKVAGDVNDAAGITAAVDKDSVVLSALGTDRAGILLTGARAVVAAGPRRVIWLGAYGTGKSAEAAGEGAGVLVKVLGDRLADKVAADNTVLAAGGTVFHAGMLADGPESPRRRTVGLEAAPPFDLGAKVSRETVAAAMLDEAEKPTFPGAVALPLAE, encoded by the coding sequence ATGAACCTCACTGTTCTCGCGGCTTCCGGCCAGACCGGCATTGCCCTCACCCGGCAAGCTCTGCGACGTGGCCACACCGTGACCGCCATCGCACGTGATCCCGAGCGAATCGCGCTGCCCGACTTTCCGAACCTGCGGAAAGTGGCGGGCGACGTGAACGACGCGGCCGGTATCACCGCTGCCGTGGACAAGGATTCCGTGGTCCTTTCCGCGCTCGGTACGGACCGGGCCGGGATTCTCCTGACCGGCGCCCGGGCCGTCGTCGCCGCCGGCCCACGGCGCGTCATCTGGCTCGGTGCCTACGGCACGGGCAAGTCGGCCGAAGCGGCGGGAGAGGGCGCGGGTGTGCTCGTCAAGGTGCTGGGCGACCGGCTCGCGGACAAGGTCGCAGCCGACAACACCGTTCTCGCGGCCGGAGGCACCGTCTTCCATGCCGGGATGCTCGCTGACGGGCCGGAAAGCCCCCGTCGGCGCACGGTCGGTCTGGAGGCCGCGCCCCCCTTCGACCTCGGTGCGAAGGTCAGCCGGGAAACCGTCGCCGCGGCGATGCTCGACGAAGCAGAGAAGCCCACCTTCCCCGGTGCCGTGGCCCTGCCACTGGCGGAGTAG
- a CDS encoding LysR family transcriptional regulator has product MQLDLNLLTVLDALLEEGSVMGAAERLHLSSPAVSRTLGRLRAVTGDDILVRTGHSMTPTPYALSVREDVHRLVRQAHQVLSPVRELDLAELDRAFTIQCHDAAAASLVPVLFGRVQQRAPGVQLRVLAENSVDTDDLRHGRVDLELGGGMPSLPEFRSEPLGEDRLVVAMRADHPCADGLDLASYAAQPHVVISRRGRLTAPIDDALAAEGLRRRVVAAVATVSTALQIAARSDALVTCTALLGRPLIEAFGLLTRPLPIESPAATINCNWHQRYDSDPAHAWLREQVRASIEEITAC; this is encoded by the coding sequence ATGCAATTGGACTTGAATCTGCTGACCGTGCTGGACGCTCTGCTCGAGGAGGGCAGCGTGATGGGCGCGGCCGAGCGGTTGCACCTGTCCTCGCCCGCGGTGAGCCGCACCCTCGGCCGACTGCGCGCTGTCACCGGGGACGACATCCTGGTGCGCACCGGCCACTCGATGACTCCCACCCCGTACGCGCTGTCGGTGCGGGAGGACGTGCACCGGCTGGTCAGGCAGGCGCACCAAGTGCTGTCCCCGGTCCGTGAGTTGGACCTGGCCGAACTGGATCGCGCCTTCACGATCCAGTGTCATGACGCGGCGGCCGCGTCACTGGTGCCGGTACTGTTCGGGAGGGTCCAGCAACGGGCTCCCGGGGTGCAGCTGCGGGTGCTGGCGGAGAACTCCGTCGACACCGACGACCTGCGCCACGGCCGCGTCGATCTGGAGCTCGGAGGCGGCATGCCGAGTCTGCCCGAGTTCCGCTCCGAGCCGCTGGGCGAAGACCGGCTCGTCGTGGCGATGCGCGCGGACCACCCTTGTGCCGACGGACTCGACCTGGCTTCCTACGCGGCGCAGCCGCATGTGGTGATCTCCCGGCGTGGCCGCCTGACCGCACCGATCGACGACGCGCTGGCCGCCGAAGGCCTGCGGCGCCGGGTGGTCGCGGCGGTGGCGACGGTGTCCACCGCCCTGCAGATCGCCGCCCGCAGCGACGCACTGGTCACCTGCACGGCGCTCCTCGGCCGTCCGCTCATCGAGGCGTTCGGGCTCCTCACCCGGCCGCTGCCGATCGAGTCCCCGGCGGCGACGATCAACTGCAACTGGCACCAGCGCTACGACTCCGATCCCGCCCACGCCTGGCTGCGCGAGCAGGTCCGTGCGTCGATCGAGGAGATCACCGCCTGCTGA